From the Lathyrus oleraceus cultivar Zhongwan6 chromosome 4, CAAS_Psat_ZW6_1.0, whole genome shotgun sequence genome, one window contains:
- the LOC127073904 gene encoding aldehyde dehydrogenase family 2 member B4, mitochondrial → MAARSLSRLLSRSLSSSSSGPAASLLRLPLALGRKSEGWSNTNRFSTAAAVEELITPQVSINHTQLLINGQFVDAASGKTFPTYDPRTGEVIAQVAEGDAEDINRAVSAAREAFDNGPWPKMTAYERSRILLRFADLVEKHNDEIAALETWNNGKLYDQAAKTELPMFVRLFRYYAGWADKIHGMTIPADGSYHVQTLHEPIGVAGQIIPWNFPLLMFAWKVGPALACGNTIVLKTSEQTPLTALIVAKLFHEAGLPPGVLNIVSGFGPTAGASLASHMDVDKLAFTGSTDTGKTVLQLAARSNLKQVTLELGGKSPFIICEDADVDKAVEIAHFALFFNQGQCCCAGSRTFVHESIYDEFLEKAKERALRRVVGDPFKNGVEQGPQIDSKQFEKVLRYIKSGIDSNATLECGGGRLGSKGFFVQPTVFSNVQDDMLIAKDEIFGPVQSILKFRDIDEVIRRANATQYGLAAGVFTKNLSTANTLMRALRAGTVWINCFDVFDAAIPFGGYKMSGNGREKGIYSLNNYLQVKAVVSPLKNPAWL, encoded by the exons ATGGCAGCTCGCTCACTTTCCCGCTTACTCTCTCGCTCTCTGTCCTCCTCTTCTTCCGGACCTGCTGCTTCTCTGCTTCGCTTACCACTAGCACTAG GAAGAAAATCTGAAGGGTGGAGCAACACAAACAGATTCAGCACCGCTGCAGCTGTTGAGGAATTGATTACTCCACAAGTTTCAATAAATCATACACAGCTTCTCATAAATGGCCAATTTGTAGATGCTGCATCAG GGAAAACATTTCCAACTTATGACCCGCGCACAGGAGAAGTGATTGCTCAGGTAGCTGAAGGCGATGCTGAAGATATCAATCGTGCAGTATCAGCAGCTCGTGAGGCCTTTGATAATGGACCTTGGCCTAAAATGACTGCTTAT GAAAGAAGTCGTATATTGTTGCGCTTTGCTGATTTGGTGGAGAAGCATAATGATGAGATTGCAGCTCTGGAGACATGGAACAATGGAAAGCTTTATGATCAGGCTGCCAAGACTGAATTACCTATGTTTGTCCGCTTATTTCGCTATTATGCTG GGTGGGCAGATAAAATTCATGGGATGACAATTCCAGCTGATGGAAGTTATCATGTCCAGACATTGCATGAACCAATTGGTGTAGCAGGACAAATTATACCTTGGAATTTTCCTCTACTTATGTTTGCTTGGAAAGTTGGACCAGCACTAGCATGTGGTAATACCATTGTCCTGAAGACTTCTGAGCAAACACCGCTAACGGCTCTCATCGTGGCAAAACTATTTCACGAG GCTGGTCTTCCCCCAGGTGTTCTGAATATAGTTTCTGGCTTTGGTCCAACTGCTGGTGCATCTCTTGCAAGTCATATGGATGTGGACAAG TTAGCATTCACTGGATCGACGGATACTGGAAAGACTGTACTTCAACTGGCTGCAAGAAGCAATCTTAAGCAAGTGACATTGGAACTTGGAGGAAAATCACCTTTCATTATTTGTGAGGATGCTGATGTTGACAAGGCTGTTGAAATTGCACACTTTGCTCTATTTTTTAATCAG GGGCAATGCTGTTGTGCTGGATCCCGTACCTTCGTACATGAGAGTATCTATGACGAGTTCTTGGAGAAAGCTAAGGAGCGGGCTTTGAGACGTGTTGTTGGTGATCCGTTTAAAAATGGTGTAGAACAAGGTCCTCAG ATTGATTCGAAACAATTTGAGAAAGTACTTAGGTACATAAAGTCTGGAATTGATAGCAATGCTACTCTTGAATGTGGAGGTGGGAGATTGGGTTCAAAAGGCTTCTTTGTCCAACCAACAGTGTTCTCAAATGTTCAG GATGATATGTTGATAGCAAAAGATGAAATCTTTGGGCCAGTTCAGTCCATCTTGAAGTTCAG GGACATTGATGAAGTGATACGACGGGCAAATGCGACACAATATGGTTTAGCGGCAGGTGTTTTCACGAAAAATTTGAGCACAGCCAACACCTTGATGCGGGCACTGAGAGCTGGAACAGTGTGGATTAATTGCTTTGATGTTTTTGATGCTGCGATTCCTTTTGGTGGTTACAAGATGAGTGGGAATGGTAGGGAGAAAGGAATCTATAGTCTTAATAACTATCTGCAGGTAAAAGCTGTGGTGTCTCCCCTGAAGAATCCTGCGTGGTTGTAG